In the Candidatus Bathyarchaeia archaeon genome, one interval contains:
- a CDS encoding GNAT family N-acetyltransferase: MKARHIELTREKIRFQELRPDLWPAFERLFGPNGACGGCWCMWWRIELDKQWRQLQGARNKKAMRNLVHSGKAFGILAFVEDEPVGWCSFGPRRDFPRLIRVKAYKRDDADDVWSVVCFFVHRRWRGKGLSRELLKAAVDALRKRGVKTVEAYPVTTTKDGRRVSSTFAYTGPVGIFEELGFRTVQSTNSLKPLMRLEL; this comes from the coding sequence ATGAAGGCTAGGCATATAGAGTTGACTAGGGAAAAAATACGTTTTCAGGAACTGCGCCCAGATTTGTGGCCTGCATTTGAGCGGCTGTTTGGTCCAAACGGTGCATGCGGCGGCTGCTGGTGTATGTGGTGGCGCATTGAACTCGACAAGCAGTGGAGGCAACTTCAGGGGGCACGGAACAAGAAAGCGATGAGAAATCTTGTGCATAGTGGCAAGGCTTTTGGTATCTTGGCGTTTGTGGAAGACGAGCCCGTGGGCTGGTGTTCTTTTGGACCGAGACGAGACTTTCCACGGCTAATTAGGGTCAAGGCGTACAAGCGTGATGATGCGGATGATGTCTGGTCAGTTGTGTGTTTTTTTGTTCATCGCAGGTGGCGTGGGAAAGGCTTGTCGCGAGAGCTTTTGAAAGCCGCTGTGGATGCGCTGCGAAAACGAGGTGTCAAAACGGTTGAGGCTTATCCAGTTACAACGACTAAAGATGGGCGACGGGTCAGTTCAACCTTTGCCTATACTGGACCTGTTGGAATCTTTGAGGAACTAGGTTTCAGAACTGTGCAGTCAACGAATTCGTTGAAGCCTTTGATGAGGCTTGAGCTCTAG